The Legionella lansingensis DNA window TAACAATACCTACATTGGGTTCAATGGTACAGAATGGATAGTTAGACGCTTCAATACCAGCCTTGGTTAAGGCATTGAATAAGGTAGATTTACCCACATTGGGTAAGCCCACTATCCCACATTTAAATCCCATAACGTACCTCTATTCGTAATCTTACATGCTTTAGCTATGCAATAAGTTCATTGCTCCTGCAATATTACCAGCTAATATAGTTGGCATAACGGCAATACCTCTGTCGATGGCATCAAATATTAATTGACGATCTTGGGCAGAGGGTTTTCCCAAAACATAATTTAGCACCATGTCTTTGTGTCCAGGATGACCGATACCAATTCGTAAACGGTGGAAATCTGAATTTCCTAAATGGTTAATAAGATCACGTAGACCATTATGTCCGCCGTGACCTCCACCAGTCTTAATTTTTATGCGACCAGTTGGCAAATCCAGTTCATCGTGCACCACTAAAATTTCATGGGCATCAATATGATAAAACTGACTAACCTCTCTTGCAGGCAAGCCGCTATGATTCATGAATGTCAAAGGTAGCAATGCTTTACAAGGAAGGCCCTTAATTTCAAAATTTGCTAACTCTGCATGAAATTTCTTATCAACTTTAAACGCTGCACCATGACGTTGAGCTAGAGCTTGTACGAACCATCCACCAGCATTGTGTCTTGTGTGTTCATAAGCTGAGCCGGGATTACGCAACCCGATAATAAGTTTAATGGCCATGGGTGCTTTATTAAATAGTCGTTCACTTATGAAAGATAATCAGGCGGGAATCCCCGCCTGATTATTTATTCTTGTTTATCTTGTTCAGGACCTTCTTCTTTTTCCTCTTCTACCTCTTCTGACTCCTCTACTTCAGCAGCGGCAGCAACCTCTTCTTCTTCAATAGCTACCACTCGAGGCGTGTGGATACTCACTACTGGTAAATTATGGCTACCATCCGTTATATCCACTGCGAACTGCACTCCTTTAGGGAGTTTCAAATCAGACAGATGGATAACGTCATCTAAGCCCACATCACTCATATCTACTTCAATAAACTCAGGTAGATCTTTTACTTTGCAGCGAACTTCGACTTGCGTCATAGTATGAGTGATAATACCACCAGCTTTCACCCCTTTAGAAGTTTGTTCATTAATAAAATGAATAGGGATGTTCTTAACCAAGACATCTTTTGCAGATACCCGTTGCAAATCCATGTGTAAAATGACAGGCTTGTATGGATGGCGTTGCAAATCTTTAAGGATGACATGCTCGACTTTACCATCAACTTTTAGATCAAAAACACTTGAATAAATGCTTTCATTTTCCAAAGCCTTGACCACTTTGTTGTGTAACAAATGAATGGATTTGGGTGCCTTATCACCACCGTACAAAACGGCTGGTACTTTGTCTTCAAGACGACGCAGGCGGCGGCTCGCACCTTTCCCCACATCTTTTCTTACTTCAGCTTCTAACACAATTGTTGACATTACTCGTCTCCATAATTAAATAAGACCCCGTGTCTGGCCCGCGACCAGGACAAACACCCTAAAAGCAGGAAAGGGCGGCATAGTATATAATATACTTCACGTGGTAACAAATGTTGTTTTTTTCTGTGTTAACTGTTCAATTTGTTAATTCGCTAACCGGGTAAAAGTAGGTTGGGCCTTGACCCAACCTACGTATAATTTAAAATCAACTTGAAGTCGTTGCGGTAATTTCATAGAATATGCCACTTTATCGAATTTGTGAAAGCCGTTTGAGGCGCGTTGGAGAATAGCTATGTATGCTGTGATTAAGACGGGCGGTAAGCAGTACCGCGTAAAAGAAGGCGACATCATTAAATTAGAACTGCTGCCCGCTGATGTCGGCAACGAAGTAAGCTTTTCTGAAGTGATGATGATTGCTGATGGTGATAAATTTACTTGCGGAGCACCATTGGTTAAAAATGCAGTAGTCAAGGCCGAAGTTATGGCTCATGGCCGTCATAAGAAAATCAAAATTATTAAATTCCGTCGTCGTAAGCACCATATGAAGCAAATGGGTCATCGACAACATTACACGCAAGTAAAAATTACTGCGATAAGTAAGTAGAAGGGGAGATAGAAATGGCTCATAAAAAAGCAGGTGGTAGTACTCGAAACGGCCGCGACTCGAATCCCAAGTATCTTGGTGTCAAACGTTATGGTGGTCAAATGGTAAACGCTGGCGAGATCATTGTGCGTCAACGAGGAACTCGTTTTCATGCAGGTCAAGGTGTCGGTTGTGGCCGCGACCATACGTTGTATGCATTGGTTTCTGGGATTGTACAATTCTCTGTTAAAGGTAGTAAAAACCGTAAATTTGTTAACATTGAAGCGATTAAAGAATAAAGCGAATTAGGTGTTAAATATTTGCAGCCCCGTATTCGGGGCTTTTTTTTAGGTGATTAATCATGAAATTCGTCGATGAAGCAGTCATTAAGGTAGAAGCTGGCAACGGCGGCCATGGTTGCCTAAGTTTTAGACGCGAAAAATATGTACCTCGCGGTGGTCCAGATGGTGGTGATGGCGGTGATGGTGGCAGTGTGTTTCTTGAAGCCAGCGTGGATCTTAATACTTTGGTCGATTTCCGTTATCAACGTCATTATAAGGCTGCGAATGGTCAACCGGGCATGGGAGGTAATTGTACAGGAAAAAAAGGCGATGATTTAACTATTCTCGTACCGGTGGGTACTGTGGTATTTGATGCTGATAGTGGAGAGCTTCTGGGCGATATTGGCGAAGCTTCGGAGCGTTTGCTGGTGGCCCAAGGAGGTTTTCATGGCTTGGGCAATGCTCGGTTTAAAAGCAGTGTTAATCGTGCTCCTCGACAAACAACACCCGGTACGTTAGGTGAGTCTCGTCATCTACGCTTGGAGCTACGCGTATTAGCGGATGTTGGCTTGCTTGGTTTACCGAATGCAGGAAAATCTACCCTCATTCGTGCGGTGTCTAGTGCTAAACCCAAAGTGGCGGATTATCCCTTTACCACCTTGCATCCTGCATTAGGGGTTGTCAGGGTTTCCTCACATAAGAGCTTTGTTATGGCAGATATTCCTGGTCTGATTGAAGGGGCTGCGGAAGGAGCTGGTTTAGGTCACCGTTTTTTAAAACATTTGTCACGAACTTGTGTATTGTTGCATGTCATTGATATTGCACCTGTTGATGAGAGTGACCCGGTTCGATCAGCGCAAGCTATTCTTAAGGAGTTAGAAGAATTTGATCCTGAATTACTTAACAAGCCACGGTGGCTGGTTCTGAATAAAATCGACCTCTTTAATGAAAAAGAACGAGAAAAAACCATACAAGCCATCATTGATGGCCTGCATTGGCGAGGCAAAGTTTTCCCGATTTCTGCTATTAGTGGGGAAGGGACGCAGCAATTATGTCACTCATTGATGCAATTGATTGATGAGATGAAAGAGACGGAAGCTTAACCATTCCGCTGCCAAGTGGATGACATAGGCGCTACGATAAGGGATTTCATGCACCTCTGTGCCTTTTTTATCGTCCATATTGTAGGCAATCGATAGCGTTGTTTTTCCCATTGGTGGTTCCTGGCTCCAATATTCCTTAAGTCCTTGTAAATGGAAGCGAAGAACAGCGTCGTTGTCACAGTTATTGAATTTTAATAAGGAAAAATTATTCGGTGTTTGAATAATTGTTTGTAGCAGCCCGCCTGTTGCTTCATCAATGATAGAAATGGGTTGTTTTAGCTGCAGGATTTTTTCCTGCAATTGCTCAGAGGCTTTTTTCTCTACTGTTGCAATCAGGTGAGGTGCAATGAGCGGTTCAATTCTTTGCTTGACCTTTGAGATCAGGTGTTCTTTACATCGTACCTTAAATTCAACGTATGGTACGTCGAGACGATAACCGGTTTCACAATCGATATCGGCCAATGCTGCATCAAGTTCGTGTGCAATCTGACCTTCTGCTACACCAAATAATCGCCACTTATAAATCGTCTTATCACGAGGTTGCACATTTTGCAGTAAGGGAAGCACATGATTGTTGAACATAGGAAGACATTCCCTAGGCGGTCCTGGTAAAAGGATGAATATTTTTTCGTCTAATTTATAGTAGCATCCCATTGCTGTGCCGTTAGGATTGGGTAAGAGTGTCGCACCGGAAGGGAAAAGAGCTTGTTGCTTATTTCCTGGAGTTAATTCTCGATCATAAAGCCGTAATCGATTCTGGATGTGTTGCATGGCCTCTGGAAATTCAATAAGCTCGGTTTTTAGAAAACGTTTCAGGGCAAAACGTGTTCTGTCATCAGAAGTTGGTCCAAGCCCACCAATAAGAATAATAATGTCATGCGTGCTGGCCAAGAACGAAAGGCATTCGTGGATGTCATTTTCTATATCACTACAGGCCACTTGCAAACCTAAAGGTAAGCCTTCGGAATGTAACGCATGTGCAAGATCGTGACTGTCTGTGTTTAATACATCACCATGAATGATTTCATCCCCTGTGGCAAGTAAGGCTATCGTCATTTTTGTTGTCCAATTCTAATAAAGTTAATTCGCTTGACATGCTCTTGTTTTGGCAAGAACTGAAATCCCCAAAGCGCAATTTTGGCAGCGTCGTCCATGAGAAAACGTCCATCGACAAGGGTCAATGGCTCTGGATTTGCCAAAATGGAATAACCATCAGAAAACCAAGTAAAAATAGCTAAATCTCGCATCAGTGAAGGAGAGTCTTTAACGTAGTTAGGGGTGATCGCAGGTTGTAATAATGGATACCTGGCTACCAGAGTCACTTTGGTTTGCTGCTTGAAAGGAAAAGGAACGAGAATATTGAATGCCAGGAAATCATGGTTCTCCATCGCAATGCCTCGCCATGCGATAGAACTAGCCATCTTTGGAAACACTCGTAGACGTGTAAGCTGCAAATGGTTCTGTTGCGTAAAAGCTTCCACAGCAAGGACTGCATGGTGATGCTGAAAATAATTAAATAACGAGAGAGAACCTGCAAACATTAGTCCAAAAAATACCCCTTTCCTATCATCATTAATCATTGTCCAAATAATTCCTAAAAACAAAGGGAGGGTAATAAAAGGATCGATGATAGAAAGGAAATCCCAGCTCACGCGCTTATCTGAAAAGGGCCAATACAGCAGTGTGCCGTAATTCGTGCAGCTATCTAACAATCCATGTGTACTATAGCCTATGAGAGCCGCTAAAAAGGTTAGCCGCCAAGTTCTGCGGAAACGTTCAAATAGGATTAAGATCAAAGTTACCAGTGATGCGCCGATAGGTATAAAACTTAGGGAATGGGTGAAATGGCGATGATAGATAAAAAATAGTAATGGATCTTTCACAGAGCGAATGAAGACATCAAGATCGGCGGCCATCCCTGCAAGCAAACCAACAAGCCAAGCATTTTTCTTGTCATAGCGATGTAAGATCGCTTGAGAACAAGCAGCTCCTAAGGCACCCTGTGTGATGGGATCCATGTTAAACCCGATGACGGTCATCTGTGGATGTTTATTGGAAGAAGATGATTATACCTTCCTCTCATGATTTTGCGAATAATAACGATTAAATAGTGCTTAACTACATA harbors:
- the rpmA gene encoding 50S ribosomal protein L27, with the translated sequence MAHKKAGGSTRNGRDSNPKYLGVKRYGGQMVNAGEIIVRQRGTRFHAGQGVGCGRDHTLYALVSGIVQFSVKGSKNRKFVNIEAIKE
- a CDS encoding metal-dependent hydrolase codes for the protein MDPITQGALGAACSQAILHRYDKKNAWLVGLLAGMAADLDVFIRSVKDPLLFFIYHRHFTHSLSFIPIGASLVTLILILFERFRRTWRLTFLAALIGYSTHGLLDSCTNYGTLLYWPFSDKRVSWDFLSIIDPFITLPLFLGIIWTMINDDRKGVFFGLMFAGSLSLFNYFQHHHAVLAVEAFTQQNHLQLTRLRVFPKMASSIAWRGIAMENHDFLAFNILVPFPFKQQTKVTLVARYPLLQPAITPNYVKDSPSLMRDLAIFTWFSDGYSILANPEPLTLVDGRFLMDDAAKIALWGFQFLPKQEHVKRINFIRIGQQK
- a CDS encoding 50S ribosomal protein L25/general stress protein Ctc, producing MSTIVLEAEVRKDVGKGASRRLRRLEDKVPAVLYGGDKAPKSIHLLHNKVVKALENESIYSSVFDLKVDGKVEHVILKDLQRHPYKPVILHMDLQRVSAKDVLVKNIPIHFINEQTSKGVKAGGIITHTMTQVEVRCKVKDLPEFIEVDMSDVGLDDVIHLSDLKLPKGVQFAVDITDGSHNLPVVSIHTPRVVAIEEEEVAAAAEVEESEEVEEEKEEGPEQDKQE
- the pth gene encoding aminoacyl-tRNA hydrolase → MAIKLIIGLRNPGSAYEHTRHNAGGWFVQALAQRHGAAFKVDKKFHAELANFEIKGLPCKALLPLTFMNHSGLPAREVSQFYHIDAHEILVVHDELDLPTGRIKIKTGGGHGGHNGLRDLINHLGNSDFHRLRIGIGHPGHKDMVLNYVLGKPSAQDRQLIFDAIDRGIAVMPTILAGNIAGAMNLLHS
- a CDS encoding competence/damage-inducible protein A, which gives rise to MTIALLATGDEIIHGDVLNTDSHDLAHALHSEGLPLGLQVACSDIENDIHECLSFLASTHDIIILIGGLGPTSDDRTRFALKRFLKTELIEFPEAMQHIQNRLRLYDRELTPGNKQQALFPSGATLLPNPNGTAMGCYYKLDEKIFILLPGPPRECLPMFNNHVLPLLQNVQPRDKTIYKWRLFGVAEGQIAHELDAALADIDCETGYRLDVPYVEFKVRCKEHLISKVKQRIEPLIAPHLIATVEKKASEQLQEKILQLKQPISIIDEATGGLLQTIIQTPNNFSLLKFNNCDNDAVLRFHLQGLKEYWSQEPPMGKTTLSIAYNMDDKKGTEVHEIPYRSAYVIHLAAEWLSFRLFHLINQLHQ
- the cgtA gene encoding Obg family GTPase CgtA, whose protein sequence is MKFVDEAVIKVEAGNGGHGCLSFRREKYVPRGGPDGGDGGDGGSVFLEASVDLNTLVDFRYQRHYKAANGQPGMGGNCTGKKGDDLTILVPVGTVVFDADSGELLGDIGEASERLLVAQGGFHGLGNARFKSSVNRAPRQTTPGTLGESRHLRLELRVLADVGLLGLPNAGKSTLIRAVSSAKPKVADYPFTTLHPALGVVRVSSHKSFVMADIPGLIEGAAEGAGLGHRFLKHLSRTCVLLHVIDIAPVDESDPVRSAQAILKELEEFDPELLNKPRWLVLNKIDLFNEKEREKTIQAIIDGLHWRGKVFPISAISGEGTQQLCHSLMQLIDEMKETEA
- the rplU gene encoding 50S ribosomal protein L21 — translated: MYAVIKTGGKQYRVKEGDIIKLELLPADVGNEVSFSEVMMIADGDKFTCGAPLVKNAVVKAEVMAHGRHKKIKIIKFRRRKHHMKQMGHRQHYTQVKITAISK